CGCAGCCAGACCAACGCGCGCTGCAGACGGGCAAAGTTGTCGCGCAAATAGGCATCATCGTGCGACAGCAGCCAGTGATAGTAGTGCCCCAGAATGAACCACAGGTTGGCGTCTACCGCGCCGGCATTTTCGGTGGAAACGGTGCGGCTGGCCACGTCCACGTTGAGGGGGATCAAGCCCAGCGGTGATTGAAAGGCGCCCAGGGTATCGAGCGAAGCGCGGAAGGGCGGCAGGAAAAGCGTCGGCTCAGCCCAGGCCGCGCCCAGCGCGGTGATGATGCTATCGCGCGCCCAAACATGCGGATAGCCACGCGTCAAGCCAGACGCTTTGAAGCCAATCGGGGAACTACAGCGCTGCAGCACCTCAACAGCCCGTTCGCGGGCCTCGATCAACAGGTCCATCGCTTCTCCCTTCGACCATGAGCCGCCGAATGAATTCGGGGCGAAAGAGCGTTCCGCCGGGCGTCCACCTGCGTGGACGCAATCCGGGTCGGCGCAGGCCGACCTTGCGGCGGAACGCCCATTAGGTGCGATTTCAATCGCTTCACTCCGATTTCGGATCGAACGCGTCGCGCAGCCCATCACCAGCAAAGGAGAAGGTGAGCACCATGACCATCAAGGCCAGGCTGGGGAAAAGGGCTTGCAGCCAGTTCATCTCCAGGTACGGGATGGACTGCACGATCATGCCGCCGATGCTGGGCGCCGGCGGCTGTACGCCCAGGCCTAACAGACTCAATACCGCTTCGTTGACCACCACGCCGGCCACGTCCAGGGTGGCGCTGACGATGACCATGCCCATCACGTTGGGGAGCAGATGGCGCCAGAGGATAGTCCGATCGCGGGCGCCGACGGCGCGCGCGGCTTCGATGAACTCGCGCTCGCGCAGCGCCAGGGTGATGCTGCGCACGGTGCGCGCCATCAGCGGCCAGCTCACCAGGCTCAGCGCGCCGGCCACGAGGAGCAGACGGCCAATCCCGCCAAAGGTTTGCGTGATGGCAGGGCCGAACACGCCGGCCACCAGGATCGCCAGCAGCAGGCCGGGAAAGGCAAAGAGCATATCCGCCAGGCGGCTGAGCAGTTGATCGAGCCAGCCGCCGAAATAGCCGGCCAACAGGCCCAGGGTGGCGCCGAGCACGATGTTGAGCGTTTCTACGTACACGGCAACCAGCAGGGAGACGCGCAGGCCGCGCAGCAGGCGGGCCAGGGTGTCGCGCCC
Above is a window of Candidatus Amarolinea dominans DNA encoding:
- a CDS encoding ABC transporter permease, which produces MSNAITATLTAGDRSRTLSARFAANRLALFSLAVIVLLLLLAAVGPDLWPLSATDQDYDAINAWPTPAHPLGADNLGRDTLARLLRGLRVSLLVAVYVETLNIVLGATLGLLAGYFGGWLDQLLSRLADMLFAFPGLLLAILVAGVFGPAITQTFGGIGRLLLVAGALSLVSWPLMARTVRSITLALREREFIEAARAVGARDRTILWRHLLPNVMGMVIVSATLDVAGVVVNEAVLSLLGLGVQPPAPSIGGMIVQSIPYLEMNWLQALFPSLALMVMVLTFSFAGDGLRDAFDPKSE